The Pocillopora verrucosa isolate sample1 chromosome 2, ASM3666991v2, whole genome shotgun sequence genome has a segment encoding these proteins:
- the LOC131787768 gene encoding thioredoxin domain-containing protein 17, which produces MSEPKQLQLQVEGLSNLMQTLEEHKGKRRTVMFIGAMNENGESWCPDCRDAEPIVEAALKKAPSDMVFILVIVGDKPEWKSPDNEFRTNPAFKLKEIPTIVDYGTDKRLGCEDCKNSEIVDKFFTE; this is translated from the exons ATGTCTGAACCGAAGCAACTCCAGCTTCAAGTCGAAGGGCTCAGTAATTTGATGCAGACTCTGGAAGAGCATAAGGGGAAGAGGAGAACGGTGATGTTTATCGGTGCTATGAATGAGAATGGCGAGAGCTGGTGCCCTGATTGTCGAGACG CTGAGCCAATTGTAGAGGCTGCTTTGAAAAAGGCCCCATCTGATATGGTGTTCATCTTGGTTATTGTTGGTGATAAGCCTGA GTGGAAATCACCTGATAATGAATTTAGAACAAATCCTGCtttcaaactgaaagaaattccAACAATCGTGGATTATGGCACT gaCAAAAGACTTGGTTGTGAAGATTGCAAAAATTCAGAGATAGTGGACAAATTCTTTACAGAATGA